One window of Xylocopa sonorina isolate GNS202 chromosome 9, iyXylSono1_principal, whole genome shotgun sequence genomic DNA carries:
- the LOC143427730 gene encoding uncharacterized protein LOC143427730, with protein sequence MIRSLTTLFKQLLMTRLLISVVASPTLGYIDRYRLETYENFSGEPSDFDLFNNLTFRFSCEGKPVGLYADLDYDCRIFHACDESGKGFPMICPNNTLFDQRERVCSDEGNVDCEHANEWFYLNELPYSMEVTDENYVKSEEKEEVPSVLPLLLT encoded by the exons ATGATTCGTTCCTTAACAACGCTGTTCAAGCAACTTCTAATGACTC GATTGTTGATCTCTGTCGTCGCATCGCCAACTTTGGGTTACATC GATCGATATCGTTTAGAGACGTACGAGAATTTCTCAGGAGAGCCCAGCGACTTCGATCTCTTCAACAACCTGACGTTCCGATTTTCTTGCGAGGGCAAACCTGTTGGTTTGTACGCAGATTTGGACTACGACTGTCGAATTTTCCACGCCTGCGACGAATCTGGAAAAGGTTTTCCCATGATTTGTCCGAACAACACGCTGTTCGATCAAAGGGAGCGCGTCTGCAGCGACGAAGGGAACGTCGATTGCGAACACGCGAACGAATG GTTCTACTTAAACGAATTACCGTACTCCATGGAAGTGACAGACGAGAACTACGTGAAATCTGAGGAAAAAGAAGAAGTGCCATCGGTGCTGCCTCTTTTGCTAACGTGA
- the Conv gene encoding insulin like growth factor binding protein acid labile subunit convoluted: MTPFPLLWALVLPAVMAGYVPPGPRFRCPAETKYIYPCVCVRGSDRGLYVRCENTNLASLSLAFSNLGNEGMPIEELVLYKCNIGRFYGPALYPLDVRVIKFIDTPLRLIEEHSFLGVNRTLQELYVINSSLEKFPHQALQILGNLSILSIAGHRISGLPADSFAESAAAAKIEKLEISNGTLDSLPVEALTPLKKLKRLDLHENKIKELKRNQFKGLRDTEYVDLSHNLINKLDGTHLADLTKMGWCNLSHNAISELKRGTFSRNSLLKVLNLSHNKIRKLDSNTFRGMRFLVRLFLSDNQINDVGRGTFGPITRIGTIDLARNFIKKIDFQMFNQLQFAELLDVSENFVTVIEKLSFKDLYLAKVNLSHNEISKIEPGAFENCVNMTVLDLSYNKLENISRYSFDSNTYATELQLSYNQFTALNQVPLHNMTGLKILNVSHNLLHSVPRQTFPKLYELHTIDLSHNNLSEIHNAVFQTLFSLRFLNLSHNSLEKIKPSTFGPLPTLLELDMSYNQLNDIARGSLTRLPSCRSLTVRNNRLTKIFQLPISLGSLDFSENLLEDVPTTDLWPTMNALLSLDLSGNRLGDNLKYGSFESLLTLRTLNLRSNNMTRPPWEALSTLTSLQYLNMQDNQLTSLGKAAFGRLPIVFELNLANNQIRNVSARAFEGLLQLLTLNLTNNKLSYIPNGAFQGLVSLRTLDLSSNMLERLDNKTHGLLDDCLSLERINLSHNRISFITRKTFPNDPWIPYRLKEIDLSYNTMPVLTYELTVGTKKIQYLNISHNSINEVRRYVIGNLSSIQTLDLSNNEIDDLSEPDIFDPPTNLTNLYLSHNRLTHLPLNKISPLPRLKLLDVEFNMISMFDEKFMKLINNGTRVQLYGNPLHCDCYVRPLKRWLSTHTEMPKEWTNVTCEGPHFLAHKRLAEVTEDLTGCGENEVKEYEEFDITPDVKYRNIEYNEEDKTWKATWYVTSREDIGDFYIVVRESGSSKSAIEKDLVYSERSFKIQDPQDSNTKYELCVLARDSEGNVKHFRSSQCKILGQHAFDFSSRFTANLFLIVIAVSFGVLA, encoded by the exons ATGACACCGTTCCCGTTACTCTGGGCTCTGGTCCTACCAGCCGTCATGGCGGGCTACGTGCCCCCTGGACCACGGTTCAGGTGTCCAGCGGAGACCAAGTACATCTACCCCTGCGTCTGCGTCCGCGGTAGCGACAGGGGACTCTACGTCCGCTGCGAGAACACCAATTTGGCCAGCCTGAGCCTCGCGTTCTCCAATCTGGGCAACGAGGGCATGCCTATCGAGGAACTTGTTTTGTACAAGTGCAACATCG GGCGGTTCTATGGTCCAGCGTTGTACCCCTTGGACGTACGAGTGATAAAGTTCATCGACACGCCATTGCGTCTGATCGAAGAGCACAGTTTTCTGGGTGTGAACAGGACCCTGCAGGAGCTGTACGTGATAAACAGCTCCCTGGAGAAGTTTCCGCATCAAGCGCTGCAGATTTTGGGGAACCTGAGTATCCTCAGCATCGCTGGCCACCGGATATCCGGCTTGCCAGCGGACAGCTTCGCTGAGAGCGCTGCAGCTGCGAAGATTGAAAAGCTAGAAATTAGCAATG gaacgtTGGATTCGTTGCCAGTGGAAGCGCTGACGCCATTAAAGAAACTGAAACGACTGGACCTACACGAGAATAAAATCAAGGAGTTGAAGAGGAACCAATTTAAGGGTCTGAGGGACACCGAGTACGTCGATCTGTCTCACAATCTGATCAATAAACTCGATGGCACTCATTTGGCTGACTTGACTAAGATGGGCTGGTGTAACTTATCTCACAACGCCATTTCAGAGCTGAAGAG GGGAACTTTCTCCAGGAATTCTTTGCTGAAAGTGCTCAATCTGAGTCACAATAAAATTAGGAAATTGGATTCgaatacgtttcgtggcatgcGTTTCTTGGTTAGATTATTCTTGAGCGACAACCAGATAAACGACGTTGGAAGAGGCACCTTTGGACCAATCACTAGAATAGGGACCATCGATCTAGCGAGAAACTTTATCAAGAAGATTGACTTTCAGATGTTCAATCAACTACAATTCGCTGAG CTGCTGGACGTGTCTGAAAATTTCGTGACAGTGATCGAGAAGCTGTCGTTCAAGGATCTGTACTTGGCGAAGGTCAATCTGTCCCACAATGAGATCTCGAAGATAGAGCCAGGAGCGTTCGAGAATTGCGTGAACATGACGGTCCTCGATCTAAGCTACAACAAGCTGGAGAACATCTCCAGGTACTCGTTCGACAGCAACACCTACGCCACAGAGCTTCAGCTGAGTTACAATCAATTCACAGCCCTTAATCAG GTACCACTGCACAACATGACAGGGTTGAAGATCCTAAACGTGTCGCACAATTTGCTGCACTCAGTGCCTCGTCAGACGTTCCCCAAGCTATACGAGCTACACACGATCGATCTATCGCACAACAATTTATCCGAGATCCACAACGCTGTCTTTCAAACGTTGTTCAGTCTACGTTTCTTAAACTTGTCGCACAACTCCCTGGAGAAGATCAAACCGTCCACGTTCGGTCCACTGCCTACGCTGCTGGAGCTGGACATGAGCTACAATCAGCTGAACGACATCGCTCGCGGCAGTTTGACCAGGCTGCCAAGTTGCAG GAGTTTGACCGTGAGGAACAATCGACTGACGAAGATCTTCCAGCTGCCTATATCCTTGGGCAGCTTGGATTTCTCTGAGAATCTGTTGGAGGACGTACCAACGACGGACCTGTGGCCCACGATGAACGCTCTGCTTTCTCTGGACCTTTCTGGGAATCGGTTGGGCGACAATCTCAAGTACGGCAGCTTCGAGAGCCTGCTCACCTTGAGGACTCTGAACCTGCGTTCGAATAACATGACGAGGCCGCCTTGGGAAGCTCTCAGCACTCTGACCAGCTTGCAGTACCTGAACATGCAG GATAATCAACTGACGAGTTTGGGCAAAGCCGCGTTTGGACGTCTTCCCATAGTGTTCGAGTTGAACTTGGCGAACAATCAGATACGGAACGTGAGCGCGCGCGCGTTTGAGGGGTTGTTGCAGCTGTTGACGCTGAATCTGACGAACAACAAGCTCAGTTATATTCCAAACGGAGCTTTCCAGGGTCTCGTTTCCTTGAGGACGTTAGACCTGTCCAGTAACATGTTGGAGAGGCTAGACAACAAGACTCACGGGCTTCTGGACGATTGTCTGTCCTTGGAGAGGATTAATCTTAGTCACAATAGGATCTCTTTTATCACGAGGAAGACTTTTCCTAACGATCCGTGGATCCCATATAGACTGAAGGAGATCGATCTCTCGTATAACACCATGCCTGTGTTGACGTACGAACTCACTGTGGGCACCAAGAAGATTCAATACTTGAATATCAGTCATAATAGTATTAACGAGGTTCGAAGAT ACGTGATTGGAAACTTGTCATCGATACAGACGCTGGACCTCTCGAACAACGAGATCGACGACCTCTCCGAACCGGACATCTTCGATCCTCCGACGAATCTGACTAATCTGTACCTGAGTCACAACCGACTGACTCATCTACCCTTGAACAAGATTTCGCCTCTGCCACGTTTGAAGCTCCTCGACGTGGAATTCAATATGATCTCCATGTTCGACGAGAAGTTCATGAAGCTGATAAATAACGGCACCAGAGTGCAGTTGTACG GAAACCCATTGCACTGTGATTGCTACGTGAGGCCCTTGAAGAGGTGGCTGAGCACTCACACAGAGATGCCAAAGGAGTGGACGAACGTTACCTGCGAGggaccacacttccttgcccacAAACGCCTAGCGGAAGTAACGGAGGACCTCACAGGATGCGGTGAGAACGAGGTGAAGGAGTACGAAGAGTTCGACATCACTCCAGACGTGAAGTATCGAAATATCGAGTA CAACGAGGAGGACAAGACCTGGAAAGCGACTTGGTACGTGACCTCGCGCGAGGATATCGGCGATTTCTACATAGTGGTACGCGAATCCGGTAGCAGTAAGTCGGCCATCGAGAAAGACCTCGTCTACAGCGAGAGATCCTTCAAGATCCAGGACCCGCAAGACTCAAACACGAAATACGAGCTGTGCGTCCTCGCGAGGGACTCCGAGGGGAACGTGAAGCACTTCCGTAGCTCCCAGTGCAAGATTCTGGGCCAGCACGCGTTCGACTTCTCCTCGAGGTTCACGGCGAACCTGTTCCTGATCGTAATCGCCGTGTCATTCGGTGTACTGGCGTGA